From Punica granatum isolate Tunisia-2019 chromosome 1, ASM765513v2, whole genome shotgun sequence:
TCGAGATTCGGAGATTGTACCGTTATGGGATGATCTTCCCGTCAATAGCACACATTGATATAACTCAGATGAAAATTTACACTGCAGTACATGAAAATCCACCAAATTAACAGAGAAGATTACATGAAGACTCAGATGAAAATTTACACTGCAGTACATGAAAATCCACCAAATTAACAGAGAAGATTACAAGACAGATAGCAAGTTGATTCCTCAAAAACAAGACGGGGGCTGAGTTCTTATTTTACGATCAGAAGACAGAACAGAGCGAAAAAGACggatttatttattcatgGTCGGAGCTCTTCACCACTGTAACAGGGCAAGACCCATTGTTCACCACATAGTTGCTCACACTCCCAAGTATTGCCCTGCAAAAGAACAAGGACAACagttacacacacacacacacacaaaaaaaaaactactaaAAGAACAAACTGAATTTGAAGGAACATGAAGGGAAATTTCAGTAAGTTCATTCAAGAATCTCAGCTTTTTGTTAAGACAGCTAGACGTTTAGGGGATTCGCACTCTCTGCAGTTCATGAGCAAGGTTCAGTCCCGATAAAATGAAGGGACATTATATTGTGCATTGTGTGTAAAGATGGAGAAAAAAGCTTGTCAATGGTCGTAATTGGTTGTCTATGGCTCCTAAGACTCTTCCAGACAACATGCAATCGCAGTTCCTGGTGGATATCTTCAGGAAAATTTTAGGATTTTTGGACAATGGTCGACCTTGGTCTATTGTACACAAAGAATCTCAGGAGCCATCAGAAACAATAACAAGTTCATTGTCAACAACCCCTGCAAAGTGAATGGCATGGCAGCTCAACTGTGAACTGCACTGTGCAGCAACTGCACATGAGTTCAATCCATCTCGGACCAAACGCAACACAAGTTTGCATGTTAAACAGTCAAAACGGAAAACATTGGTCCACAACCTACCTTTTAAGCTTGCCAAGGCCACGGTTACCAATAACAAGGCAGCTCAGAGGGATCTTGTCAATGGCTTCGCATATCTTCTCTCGTGCGTCTCCCCAGTAGATTCTCAGGAGCACCACAATCTGCACATTCACCGAAACACAGATCAAGAAAATACAATCCCGAATTATCAAGTTAAAAACATAACATGTGTAGCAATGCAGAAAAAAGAAGTTACCTCTTTCTGGGCAGCTGCAGTGTTCACAATGTCAAGGGTCTCAGGATCGGGCTTCACTCCATATTTCTTCATTACAACAGGATCAGAAAACTCGCTCAGAGGGATAAAAGCTGCAGAAGAAGTTCCAAAGAACTGTGGCTCAACTGGTCCTTAATAGGAAAAGAATTGCtgaaagaaaatagaatttgATACATATTCTATCGATAATATCTACAAAAAGCTCCAGAGATGGTAATGAGTTACACAACACAAAGAAGGCGCGTTTTGCATAAAACCGTGGAAACTGCTGTTTGTCAAATAAGAACAGTAAACACAAAAAGTGGAAGCATTCCTAGACGGTAaacaaaaacgaaaaaaaaccATCAAGATGCAGGTGCGCCCCTGATCATGCCTTGACCTATCGGTAACTATCTACAAGTTCAATATTATGCTTATGGTACCGAGCATGTCACTACACACTCCATGCTCGGGGCTCAGTTTTGCGCTTTATTTGTTCATCTACTACACCAATTCAGATCTTTCCTTTAGGAATAGAGTCGGCAGTGGATCGCAAAGAGAGAAGGACCTCCTTGATCAAAGAGGCAAAGAATAAAATGAGACCTCGGATTCAACAACGTAGATAGAACTCAGACCATTACCGTTGAACCTACAGCTTAATTAAAAGATTTAACAAAAAGTTTTGCGAGTTTCGATCTGTTATATCACATTATCACTCTGGCCTGACTGATCTAAgcagacacacacacacaaacacgGAGCGAAAGTAAGTTCTACTGGGATCCACAACCATCAACTAGGATTCGTTTACCCAAGACAAGATCCATTCCTCATCTGCAAAGGATCTACACGACAATGAAATGATTTCTCTCGGCATAAATATCAGTTTTCCTTAGAAATTTAGGAAGAACACCATCAATCCTCAGTATCTGGGCAATTGGTATAAAACGAAAAACGGTATCTGATCAGCAGAAAGGCTAGAACTCGCGGAAACAGAGCATGCGGAGAACGAGCACAGAGCAACAAACagccgagagagagagtggggggGGAGAGAGTTTTAC
This genomic window contains:
- the LOC116192293 gene encoding universal stress protein PHOS32; translated protein: MDAERRVGVAVDFSACSRKALKWAVDNVARRGDHLILITVRPEGNYESGEMQLWETTGSPFIPLSEFSDPVVMKKYGVKPDPETLDIVNTAAAQKEIVVLLRIYWGDAREKICEAIDKIPLSCLVIGNRGLGKLKRAILGSVSNYVVNNGSCPVTVVKSSDHE